The Vitis vinifera cultivar Pinot Noir 40024 chromosome 18, ASM3070453v1 region aaaactaatttacccttatttttaaaatgaaatacaataattctaatatagtaactatataaataagagatataataattaaataaataaatatatagtaactaaatatgTTAATAATTTCTAACATCCTTCACAAACCCAGGATGTGGTTGCAATAAATATTGAGAGTTTgctaaagaaaaaattgaaaacgtGGAAACAAGTGTGgctttataaataaattcacAATAATGCTGTTGAGAAAATCCCTTAGCAATCGATCGAGTTTGTACCATTTAATTCAAGTATCAAATATCAAGTATTAGTCTTATATAAAGTAGAAAGTTCCTCGATCATAACTTGGAAGACGATAAGAAAATCATGAGAGAGAAGAATTCACAATCTTAAAAAGTATTGAAGTAGCTATAGGAGGAGAGGAAGGAGCATGTTAATAAAAAACCAATCtctataaaaactatttttatcatCCAAAAATATGACTAGAAAATAGAGGTATATGCTCAAGGAAAAAGTAGTAGAAgatataaaactaaaaacatcaaagaaagaaataagaataaaaagaagaagatatgaAAGAAATACTAATCAGGcacattctaaaaaaaaaagaaaaaagacaaacGAAGACATAAAACTAtaagagtaagaaacaaaatttggatttaTATTCAACAATATAGAAGAAGCTTAAATacaccaataaaaaaataaattttgaaacaattctCAAACGGTagaaatttgattgaaaatttaaaattcattctatcaaataatttaaattcattgtGAAATTAATTGTATCCAACaaacaaataggaaaaatgcaaaattaaattacgtATACAATCTTTCAAAATGTTcccaaatttttttgatagtttCATACTTCGTCAATTATAAGCgtatacaattttttaaaatgttcccaatttttttttttaacagttTCATACTTCGTCAATTGTATGTTTATCGAATTACCAATGGAGTTGTTGATCCAAGTAATAATTTTCGAATAGCTTACTTTCCAAGCATCTAACattgtcttgcatatttttccttttttttcatttataggTTTGCGTAAAATGCCAATGATGTAACTTcacatctttttgttttttagaaaatttatatcACATAACTctaatatgaataattttttttatccaatcaCCCACTAATAGATTGAAGAGAATTATCTCGTTCACCGGTCATAAACAATAAACAACTACCAATTAAAAGAAGCATATCGAACCGAAAAAAATGAATACGAAATCAAATATTAGAATCAAATAGGAGAAAAATGATGTGACCATTCATTATAATATTCCACGATCATACAAGATGAAAAAAGAATTCCACAATCAAACAGATATGAAAACAGTGTATGAGATTAAACTCTCTTCCATAAGATCACAAATTAAAAGTCCTATTAAAGATTGATTTTGCTAGATACtatattgaaatccaaaaagagattcaaaaagacaaaaaagaaaaaaagaaaatttagaatttcTCATTACCAATTCTTCTTGAAAATAAGTACAAATTTAAGTAGGCATaatacaagaaaataaagattaatttaccatcctaaaaagaaaaaaaaattataatataataactaaataaaggagagatataataactaaataaataaatatacaataactaaatatataattataatatagtaAGCTTTCAACAGTAAGAAATAATCAAGCTTAAGGTATGGGCAGAGAGGCTGCCGATGAACAATTTGTAAAGGCATTGGGGTTTGAGAAGACTTACTGGGATTTTTAGATGTGAGTGTGGCTGTTTGTGAGAAATCACAGTTCCATGGATTGCGAGCAGAATTTTGGTAGAAGAGGTTCATTGCATAAGCAGCATGTGATGCTACGGTGTTGGGTTCAAAACAAGCCCCACCTGGTTGGACTGGACGGCAATCTATCCCTTGTCCGCAGGCGTAGTCCAGATTAGCCTGGAGTTGGGCATTTGATACAACTGATTTGGGCACACACCACGTTCCGTTCGTCgatggagatggagatggagTGGCCGGAGTTTTGGGGGTTGCCGGTGCCGGAGTAGTGTTCTTTAAGCATGATTTACAAGTTATGTTAAACAAACCGTTTTTGTTACCACAACACTATAATTTTTGCCACTGATactgaaaataaaatgaaagaaaactatgCTCTCAAATCATAAATAATTGGCACAGTTTTCTTCCAGACAGTTTCTCACCTGGGCGCCCTTGGAGAGGCCAACATCATAGGTCATGGTGAGATCAGTCTTAAAAAGCCCAAATGCGCGCTCTGAGCCCGGCCCAGGTTTCAGGTCCTCGTCGTAGAGTGCAAACAGATATGTATCCACTGATTTCCCAGGCATCAAGGGCGTTCCCACCAGTGACCTCAGGTGCGAGATCAGGTTCCCATTGTAAGCCTTGGCATTTTCAATACTTGGGCCTACCTCGTTGCTGTCTCCTTTGTAGGGCCAGCCCGTCTCCGCAACCACTATCTCAATTTCCTTGAAGCCCATCGAGTTCAATGCAGCTCGAACAGCGTCCACCTGAAACAAGCCCAGCCCAAAACTTAATCTCAGCCCGGTTCACTTGCATAGAGGGTCCAGATGTTGGACTCACCTGGGCATCGAACATATTCATGTACTTGATATTAGTCCCAGAGTCGAAACGTCCGGAGTTGGgttgaaaaagacaaaaagcCAGCGTTTCAGGTCTGTGGTCGCTCCGGTATGCGAAGTAAGGGTATGGATTGATCGCGAATGGCGAACCAGTGGCTTTGTTAAACCCTAACAGTCCTTTCATCAGGTCCCCGAAGCTCGGATCGAAACTTCCAGAAGAAGGCGGTTCAGATTGCTTCAGCACTGCCATGGAGTGGACGGTGGATACCTTAATCATGCCGCCAAGTGATGCGCCGTTGAGGGCATTTTGGAGATTCTGCATCGCCGGCAAGAGCTGCGTCATCAGATTCTGGTCGCCGGAGGTCATGACTTCGTTTCCGACAGTGATGAGGATGATTTTGCTAGAGGGATAGTAGGGAAGGACATTGGAATTGATCCAATTCCTGGCGAAGTTGGGATCGGAAGCTAGTGCCGGGACATCGCCGTTCGCTGTTCCGATGACGATTCCGATGCCGGTATTGGCAAGGGCTTTGATGATAGCTGGGTCGGCTCCGTACAGCCTGACTTTTTCAATGGAAGTGGATTGTAGAAGCTTTGCGGTTGCTGATGGAGGGGGGAGGTTATCGGCGACTTGGCCATAGTTTATACCAATGAACGACTCCGATCCTGCACAAACAGAGGGATTAATCAGATTTAACTAGTTCGCCTAGGTCGAGTTAAGTCGTAACGATCCGAATTTTTTCAGAGTTCAAACATCAATTCTAGCCGTTACgttcaaaataaagaaaaaaaaaattattgaagtcGGCATGATCGATTTTTTCTAAATCTGATGCCAccgcaaggaaaaaaaaacgaGTCTCAAAAGAGGAAAAGGATTCTCAAGACTATTATTTCAATTTCTCTGGAAAATGACATGAAACAGGCGATTCATTTCAGAAGAACAGAATATCAGAAGCACAGACcaccaagaaataaaatacaccCTGGAATTATTCACAACACTAGTTTCTGCAAGAACACGAGATATTGATGAAACAGTATTCATGGATCTCAAAGAAACAGACGCAGGTCATATCTTGTAGGCCTGCACATGCAAGATTCAGGAGTCTTACTTGCTAGAAGAACAGAGTGTAGGAGGGAGAAAAGAAAGGCCACCGAAGCACAACGAAACGTCGTCATGGCTGGAGAGCTTATCGTTTTGGTGGAGCAGATGAAGACGAGGTGACAGAGGCAAAGCCGTGGAGATTTAAATACTGAAAAGTGAAGAGAACTTTAAAGTACACCAGGCACTGTCACTGATGCCAAGAGTAAATTCCACCGAATTGGAAACCGGAAGCTGGAACTTCCATCTTGTACGTGGAGCCTTAGTAGCCAGCATGGCCACTTAGTATGGAAAAGGGTAGATATGGGAttcactttgattttttttaaattatttgcgGTAACATCAACCGAAAGTAACTTTTCCTTTTTCAGTGTTGCTTTTCGGAATTTCACTGGACATCCGttcaagcttcaaaatgacCAGATGCCTTAATTCTGCCCATTACACCCGATTAACACGGTATGTCAAATGTGGATTTGAATCCAGGTTCATAATCTTAACAAGATCCCTTCCGTTTTCTATATTGGCTTAAAATCCAGGTCCATGGTTCATTTGAACTTATACCAGATTTGCCCAAAAGCTGTCTTTTTAACACCGCATATTGCCAAGCACCACATAAACTTTTGTCATTTTGCTTGTGTAAAGTTTCACGTTATTTATCAGAGTTAAGCCCCAGTAGGACCCCTTATTGCATTTTCATTCTCTCACAAAAAGCAATCTCGACGACTCTTCCAATCTTTGAGCAGGCCTTTGGATTGGATTGGTTGTTCCTTCCATGCTAAGAAATGGCTTTCCCCTCCAATTTCCAATGGGCAAAAGCAGAAAAGGCAGATACTAAAAGGGAGCTTCTTCTTCTCACACACTGGTAGAATATTTGTTGCTTGAGGGACAAAGGCACAAAGGAGGACAAGCTTTGGGTTAAGCATAATTGGTGGGCAAGTAAACTCGAATTAAAAATGGAAAGTGAGCTTTCCAAACCTTCGCAATTAAGCTCTTTGCCTAGCTGCTTCTTTGTCCATTTTGTTTCACTTATCTCATCAGACGCTTTTTCAAGAACTACTTTAtgaatgattgattgatttttttttttttttttgatagaaaagcACTCGCAATTAAGCACAGGATCTTGACTACATTTGTAGCCTTAACTCATGCTTTCTTTCCATCAATGCAGCTGCTCCACGAGTATCATTTGGTTATAAAAGTTGCTTCTTGGTTGGTTATAAAAACCTAATCAATACAATCAAAGCAAGTTTCAAAGCAATGcacagagaaagagaaagagaaaaagaaaaagaaaaaagaaaaaaagaaaaagaaaggaaaaagaaaaggaaaaggaagaaaaacccGTACTGAGTTGAGAAAAATCCAGTAGAAAATCAAGAAACTGGGTTCTTTTTCATAGTTCAAGTTTCATCGTATATATGTGATATTGTCATTGTTAATACAATTTAACGTGGTTTAATGATCAATGTAATCTCTAGGTGGCAATAGAGTACACTGATACTTAAGAACATACTAAttaaacaaagacaaaaagattATAATGGCGAAGAAGCTCATTCTCCTGTCAATTGTGACTGCACGTAAATTTTTCCTTTGTAACAATATACAATAGAAGCAAACCCGTCATTCAATAAATGAGTTAAGTGTGAACCCCAATAGAAAAGAGGAGGGAAAACTTTATTAAAGCACTGGTATCTTCTTACTTTCAGATTATGCCAAGCCCACTACCTTCATATCCATTCTGTGGAGCATCTTTTGGAACTGGCGACCAATATATGTGAGCCCCAAGGCATCTTTCTTGTCAATATCACAGCCTTCATATACATCATGTTAAGCATTTGGTTATTAGTATCTTCCCCTTTCAGATGATACCAAGCTTGCAGTCTTTGTATACATCATGTGCAGCGTCAGTCAGATCCGTGGAGTGATGTAAGTGAGTCTTAAAGCGTCTTTCGCATTAATATCCCAGCTTTCTCTATCACTGAGAAAGTAAGAATTGCCTAATAAGCCAATAACCCACAGTTTCCAAGTTATAATTAGAGGATGGTTCCAAGCGCCAAGAAGATACAGAGCCAATATCTCATACCAGATATAGTGAATCGGGTTCGTTTCTGATAGATTTTGGCCACCGATCTTTAAAAATACAAGTTTGCAGTATCTTTATCTCCTCTGCGAAGGATGGATGTCTTTACTCCTAACAATTCAGCCTGCAAAAGCATGGACTTTCTCTAtctctacatttttttaaagGCCTTAATTTCATAAACTTTTATCCATTTCTACATCTCAGCTTGGATTGGGTTGGTAGAGAGACCTGACCGATGGTTCCAAGTGTATAAAAAACCAAGAAGAAGTGGCTAAGCATCCAAATGTTTCAGGATGGGATGAACATATTGCCTTTTCTatgcaatgaaaacataaaaagaacaGCATACGTGTATTTATGAGTTGGAACTTGGAAAACGGATTACCCTTAATTTATGTTTTACAAAATCACATACAACTTTGAAATTCCCCTACTACAACAAAATAGCAGAAAACCGATTCTTCTCAAATCATTCTACACTGCTCTGTTTCAATCAATTTGGTATGCTTAGATGCAAAAAATCTCTGGTAATCTCACCTATGAGTCCACTGAATACATGCCTCTCCACATCCCTTATAACATCATCTTTTTCAATAAATGCAAACATCTTATCATTCCAACCAAGGTCCCACAAGCAGTTCACATCTGGATCCATGGTTTGGACGTCTAGCTCGAGCATTTTTGGTAGGTAGTCTGCAGCATCACACTCATCACTCCCATCCCTGCCACATGATTTCAACTTCTCAAAGTCTATATGCAACTGCTTTACCAAGTCATCCAAAGAAGCTATCTTTGTGGAACTGATTGATATCTTCACGAAAGGATGAACACTGAGTTCTtgtcttttcccttttcttctcATTAGTTCATAGCCGCAATCTAATATGAGCCTGCTTTCCTCATCATGACAGTTATGGCCACTAGCATGAAGAATGCCAATAGGAACATTGAGTTTGAAGAGTGCCTCTGCTGTGTTAAGAAATAGTTGGCTTTTTATTAGTATCTGCTTGAGGTGGTTTTCATTTTCTGTCAGTGGTTGCTGCTGTGTCCTTGATTTGGAAATTTTCCGGGGCTCCAGTTGAACAGTATGAGAGAGATCCACACTTCTTTCTTGATTTCCTGAAACAacgaaagaaaaaacaatctttGGCTACAAACTTTTTGTATTTGTTGTTgtaatattatacatatatataaggAAACTGTCATATATTAGAACACATAGCAGGGATGTTGTCGGTACATAAGCTTGAAATAGAACGTTGTACTTACCAATAAGCGGATTTGATACAATTTTGAGAAACCCTGGTTCTTGATCTTTGATAGAAAGAGGTGCCTGGCCTTGCTGATCAATGGAACCCTTCGAGATTATGTCTTGGCACTGTACAACAATCAAGAAAACTCGTCTCAGCTCAAATAATAACTACTTGTTTGGATGCCATCTAAATTCAAACTAGATATGATGTGAAACAAATTGCAGATCTTTAGAAAAGATGAACTTACAGTGTCAtttggagctagagtatgtgGTTCTTTTAGGCTTTGGCATTCATTTCCCACAGAACCGTACAAACTGGAAGCCAGTTCAGCATCTTTATGCAATTTCTGTGCCACAGCAAATGGTTGGGTGTTTGCTTCTGATTTCTTGGAATTAATAATGTGCACCTCTGCTTCTTTGTGTCTGACAGCACTCCCTTGTTCAGCTCTTTTGGTGCCTCCAATTTTGTCCTGCCTTCTCTGTTTCATTTCTTGCAAAATTGATATTGGGTGCTTCAGTGGCCTTACCAAGTTAGTTCCATTTCTTCTGGTCATTACTTCATCAATCTTTTGAGGGGTCTCCCTTTTATGCACTTTAGTATTGTCTATCTTCTTCTGAGCGGGTGTAACGTGAACAGCCTTCTCTTTCATAATAGGCAGAATGTTAGCTTTTGCCTTTTTTGATTGAGGTTCTACATCTGTTCGTGAGGCACTTTGATCGAAGTTCTTGTGCATTGAATCTTTTATGTTGACCTTTAAGTTGGTAGGACTTCCATATCTGACCATATTTTCATGGTGTTTGGTATTTGGAAATCCTTTGTGTGGCATCGCATCAGTTGCATCTGTTGAACTTTTCTTACCATGTGTGGATTGGTTCAAATGTGGATGCTTCTTTTGCAGATTCACAGTCTCATGCGTGCTTTTTGATGAACTCTTCGAGACTACCTCAATTCCTTTCTGTACTCCCCCCTGTGATTTCTGCCTGACATTCTGCTCCTTCTCTGCTGCTTGATGTTTTTCTTGTTGATGCTCAGATTTTTGGATCATGTTCAGTTGCTGCAATCCAAGATTATTTACCATATTTTGTTGATTGCTTGGGAAAAGCCTGTTTGCATATCTCTGTTCTGCTTGAGGTGTACTTCCATTTTGCCCTGTCTTATGTTGCAGTCCCTTTGCAGCTTCTGGAATTATATGTGTAGGTGGTGCCACCTGGAGCTGCACATGCTTTAAGAACGGTTCTTTTGTTTCACGCCTTTCTATGACCTTATGTTCCCTGAGGATTGTATCATCCCGCCGTCTTGCATTTTCCAGTATGCTATTTTGACTTCCAGTAATTTCTGTCAATTGAATGTTGCTTTGTTGCTGCTTGCTTATTTTTGCAGTGGCCTTCTTTGTGGCTGTCCCCGCATTTTTACCTTCAACATTTTCTGAGTCCTTCCAAGGTGGTTTTCCATTATGAACCACCATCTCAAGGTTGGCATTGCGAGTCCCTGGGTTTTTTTCTGCTTGCTGCCCAAATGCAGTGTTCTGGGTCACCAGCGTCTTGGTGGACTGTTTCAACCTCTGCCTTGCAGTTTGGAGTGCCATATTCTCAGCATGTTTGGACTTTGGTTCATCATTCTTGGTGCTTTCAAGTGCAGTTTTCTTTGAATCCCTTCCATCCATTTTTTGCCTAGAGCTCAAATCTGTCTGAGTTCCATGCTTTGAATCCATAGCTCCTGGAATTTCTTCCAGTCCCATTAGTTTGGCAATTATATTTGGAATACCCTTGTCTGGTTTTGATCTTGCTGAACTTGAAGTTTTCTTGTGTTCGGATAGAACACCAAGAGCTTTGAAATCATTGACATATCTAGCTGATCCTGATTGAGAATTTGAGGCAACTAAAGCTCGGCTTTCATGGTTCAAGTTGGAAGCTTCTGATGAGTATGTCAGAGTCAGCCTCTGCTTGAGACCAGTCCTTGAAACTTGGTGTGTGCCCCTTGAGGGCTTATCAAAGGAGAATATCGGTCGGTCCAGCTGCTTCTGTTCATCAACTTTGACAatgtcatcatcttcatcttcatcaccCTCCAGCAGTTTGATCCGGTTTTTCCTCTGTGGGGTGACCATGTGCTCTGAAGCTTCCTGCAGGTTTACAAGCATTCTCAGGGACTCTTCCAAATCCATGGCGCCTTTCAGAAGTTCCTTCCCAATTTCTATAGAATAGCTGTCAAAGTTAATACCATTAGAGCAGGCTCTGaggatttgattcaatttctgTGCACCCTTTGATATCTCTTTGACCTGAAGAGGAGAGAGAGTAGGAAACTGACTAGTTGAAGACATGTGCATATCGACACTTCTTCCTTTTTCCATCTTCCCAAAGTTCCCTGATCTCCTACCAATTTGGTGCAGGAAACCAAGCACTGAATTACTGCCTGAGGAGTTCATTTTTCCGAGTTTTCCTCCATTCTCCAAGGCAAGAGCAAGGGCCAAAGAAAGATCTCCCATCTGTTCTGAGCCTCGGCCTCTCCCATAGGAAACAATCTGTTTGGAGGAATCTCCAATGGTCAGTGGTCTGTTTTCTCCCTTTGACCTTTTGGGTGTGTGTCCTGCTTTCGAACCAAACTGCAGCACATGAAAAAACTCAACTAATGAAGTTTGAACCATCTACTTCAACTGTTTCAAGCAAAGATTGAAAGTTGAGGAATGAAAACTTACAATATCATGCTTTTTTATTTCTGTAAATCCTTTTTGAGTTTGCCTGTAGTAACTATATGTTTCTGTTGATTTCACAGGAAAACAACAATGAATTATAGATGTCAGTGCATGCTCAAACTCTAACCACTTCATTACAATTTGGAATTGGGTCAATATTCAAAGTTTTTGGCTACTCTGTGTGCCCTTACCAGCCACAAAATTTACACCTTGGATTAGTGAATTTGGGAGGAAAAAGGGTCAAATAAATATAGGGTCCTACTGTCCTTCTCTAGTTTCATGTTGGTAAGTTGGGACCCTCACTATCATCTTATATAATCATGTCAATGTCCTAAAAAATGGTCTGGATCATTGTTTGATGAGTACTAATAATTTACCAAgtaaaaaagatatataaaaatagcTGATTAGTTAAGTTTTAACCATGAGATCTGCCCCTGGTTTTTCTATAAGACTGTTTACAATTAGAAGTTGAAAAACTGAAAACCATGAATGATCCATCAGTAATACCCTTTAGATGATTAGTATCAGTACTGTTCTAGCATACCATCAAGAGGAGCAACAGAATTTTAGAGCTCAAAAGTCAAAACCATAGCTTGGTTGTCCGAAACCTGGAAAACATACAACccatggttgtttttttttgggttagattGTGTGACGAGTACATTGATATTGTCTATTCTAGGCCCAATGGTGTTAGATGGTTTTAAATCGCATCTATATGGTTAAGAGAAATCCACTTTATTATGCCACTCGATATATAGTCCCCGAATTTCTTCCTAACAaatatgagatatcataatcATCTTTCATAAAGAAACAATTTATCGTTGTGTTCCATGAAATTGCATGTTAGATGGATAGATAGACACCTCTTATAGTGTCAAAGACATAATCTCACACTAGGTTGGCTCCGATATCATCTATGACAAGTTGCTCCCTCTCATGTAGcatattattcattttgaataattatagtttaaaacacgtctacatGATTAAAAGAAGCtcattatatatatagtatctGAAACTCTTTACCATAACACACACCGGCCATCCAAGAAGTTATAACTTAGCAAACAAGTGGTTATGGCATCTATTGTATTTTTGGGAACgaattaataattgttaatgGCCTTACCTAGCAAACAAATGGGCTTATCTAATAACAATCTCCAACCTCTCAAATCCCTCTTTAGATAAAGCAATAGTTTCCAAAGGCGCTCATTGAACCATTCCTTTAGTCCAACATATTCATCATcatgtaatataatttatttatttttacataattaaaaccattaaaatattacaatgattaaaaaaacacttccacaagtttattatttttctcagttaccaaaaagaaaaaggaaaaaagaggtGTTCAAGTTGATTCCAAAACTCAGCACGCACGCTTGAGAACAACTCTGGATTCGAAAAAGGGATTTTGATTCACGGTTGAACTCGCCTAAATGATTAGCAGCTAACAGAGTTTAATTTGTGAATCAAAATTACCTCCCGTCATTGTCGAAGAACGGCCGGAAGTCTGACCAGCAGCCATCCGCTCTTTCCGCAAGCGCAGATCATCCAACAGCTTCTGCGCAAAATCTGATCTCTTTGCCATGTTAGTGCTCCGAAGTTCCTATCTTCCAAACTCTTTCCCTTGGCAAATGGCGGAATGCCTTAGATTATGCTTTTGGTTTGTTAGCTCTTACTGAGAGGGGAAtgtttctctttcctttttggtTGGGCGGGTGCTGTCAAAGTTGGGTGTGGTGGGAAGTCCAGTCCGAAACTATTaaaagaagtttgaaatttactCTGGAAAGTTTGACGTGAACGTTAGCCCTCTCTGGGGATCTCTACAACTTCTGAATCTTAGTGCCCTGACTTTGATTACAATCCAAGCAATGGCAGAGATTTCAATGGGCTTCTCTTCGAAGCTTCTTGACCCTGCCATCTGCTTTTAATATCAATTTGTATGCTTCAGAAAATTGGTGCCAAACTAAGGTGAAAGGGCAATTTCATGTTTTAATATCGCAATTAAGGTATATGGTAGGTGTTCATCAACTCAATGGggttcattttcttaataatttaaattttattatttttgttaatttttattttttaattctaatttcattataaatgaatataaattataaataaataaaaattataaatgcttataaattatttcttggaaaaataaatttttatttataaatgttaaaacaaaaaatgaattaaaataattttttatttaattatatatataaatagtacTGTACATGACAAGATAATATTCTAAACCTTGAAggtttaaaagaaaatcttaaGGTATAGCATATTGTTATCCTTAACTTTGAAGTGATAGTTATACGAATCTTATACAATATagagtttaaaattattaaattattattattattattattatttttgtccGGGGTAGGAAGGATgttgttgtttatttatttatttttttaatctcttgatatattaaaaactattttttgtatcGAAGGTCCAATAATGAATTTTATTCTTaccaataatttaaaaaatatttttgaggaTTATagccaaaaaataatttttaaaattttttttaaaaaatgtccaAAAAAAAAGTGGATTCTTAGGTCCATTTAGAAactgattttgaaaatagattttcaacggatgaattgttttaaaaaaatgttgggcttatttgataattattttttaaaacagttttttattttctaaaacaaaaaattaagaaaacatgtttgataactaaaaaatattttctattttctgtttttaagaacaaaaatgatatattttcatataatatcttttaattattttttatttatttttacttgtttttaaaaataattatatatacacgtagaatgattaaaaataaaacactacatataaaaattatttttaaaacatattttaaaatatttaaaataagtcaaaagATGTTTgtaaatatacttttattttataaaatattagagaataattttcaaaaaccgttttttaaaattgttttcgaaaacggttattaaacatgttattgttttttagaataaatttgataaactttttagatttaaaaatattttgaaaaaataattaaaaatataaataatacttTCAGAATTCTTTATCATAGGCAAGTGCCTCATACtttcataaaagaaataaattagaaaaaactgttcttcatatttaaaattttgatgttttttaagaacacaatttctttttaaaatttattttttgacaaCCTTTAAGAACTCTTAGCTCATTTTCTTGGACTTGGTTCTAGGAATGGCAATAGGGACGGGTTCGGGAcaggtcgcccccatcccaaccctgccccgtttattaaaaacaatttccattCCCGCCcgtttaaattctttttttttttttaaattacttttaaattttttaattacattaaaataaatatattttataaataataa contains the following coding sequences:
- the LOC100257468 gene encoding glucan endo-1,3-beta-D-glucosidase isoform X1, whose product is MTTFRCASVAFLFSLLHSVLLARSESFIGINYGQVADNLPPPSATAKLLQSTSIEKVRLYGADPAIIKALANTGIGIVIGTANGDVPALASDPNFARNWINSNVLPYYPSSKIILITVGNEVMTSGDQNLMTQLLPAMQNLQNALNGASLGGMIKVSTVHSMAVLKQSEPPSSGSFDPSFGDLMKGLLGFNKATGSPFAINPYPYFAYRSDHRPETLAFCLFQPNSGRFDSGTNIKYMNMFDAQVDAVRAALNSMGFKEIEIVVAETGWPYKGDSNEVGPSIENAKAYNGNLISHLRSLVGTPLMPGKSVDTYLFALYDEDLKPGPGSERAFGLFKTDLTMTYDVGLSKGAQNTTPAPATPKTPATPSPSPSTNGTWCVPKSVVSNAQLQANLDYACGQGIDCRPVQPGGACFEPNTVASHAAYAMNLFYQNSARNPWNCDFSQTATLTSKNPSKSSQTPMPLQIVHRQPLCPYLKLDYFLLLKAYYIIIIYLVIVYLFI
- the LOC100257468 gene encoding glucan endo-1,3-beta-D-glucosidase isoform X2 — its product is MTTFRCASVAFLFSLLHSVLLARSESFIGINYGQVADNLPPPSATAKLLQSTSIEKVRLYGADPAIIKALANTGIGIVIGTANGDVPALASDPNFARNWINSNVLPYYPSSKIILITVGNEVMTSGDQNLMTQLLPAMQNLQNALNGASLGGMIKVSTVHSMAVLKQSEPPSSGSFDPSFGDLMKGLLGFNKATGSPFAINPYPYFAYRSDHRPETLAFCLFQPNSGRFDSGTNIKYMNMFDAQVDAVRAALNSMGFKEIEIVVAETGWPYKGDSNEVGPSIENAKAYNGNLISHLRSLVGTPLMPGKSVDTYLFALYDEDLKPGPGSERAFGLFKTDLTMTYDVGLSKGAQNTTPAPATPKTPATPSPSPSTNGTWCVPKSVVSNAQLQANLDYACGQGIDCRPVQPGGACFEPNTVASHAAYAMNLFYQNSARNPWNCDFSQTATLTSKNPSYKGCIYPGGRT
- the LOC100267647 gene encoding uncharacterized protein LOC100267647; its protein translation is MAKRSDFAQKLLDDLRLRKERMAAGQTSGRSSTMTGETYSYYRQTQKGFTEIKKHDIFGSKAGHTPKRSKGENRPLTIGDSSKQIVSYGRGRGSEQMGDLSLALALALENGGKLGKMNSSGSNSVLGFLHQIGRRSGNFGKMEKGRSVDMHMSSTSQFPTLSPLQVKEISKGAQKLNQILRACSNGINFDSYSIEIGKELLKGAMDLEESLRMLVNLQEASEHMVTPQRKNRIKLLEGDEDEDDDIVKVDEQKQLDRPIFSFDKPSRGTHQVSRTGLKQRLTLTYSSEASNLNHESRALVASNSQSGSARYVNDFKALGVLSEHKKTSSSARSKPDKGIPNIIAKLMGLEEIPGAMDSKHGTQTDLSSRQKMDGRDSKKTALESTKNDEPKSKHAENMALQTARQRLKQSTKTLVTQNTAFGQQAEKNPGTRNANLEMVVHNGKPPWKDSENVEGKNAGTATKKATAKISKQQQSNIQLTEITGSQNSILENARRRDDTILREHKVIERRETKEPFLKHVQLQVAPPTHIIPEAAKGLQHKTGQNGSTPQAEQRYANRLFPSNQQNMVNNLGLQQLNMIQKSEHQQEKHQAAEKEQNVRQKSQGGVQKGIEVVSKSSSKSTHETVNLQKKHPHLNQSTHGKKSSTDATDAMPHKGFPNTKHHENMVRYGSPTNLKVNIKDSMHKNFDQSASRTDVEPQSKKAKANILPIMKEKAVHVTPAQKKIDNTKVHKRETPQKIDEVMTRRNGTNLVRPLKHPISILQEMKQRRQDKIGGTKRAEQGSAVRHKEAEVHIINSKKSEANTQPFAVAQKLHKDAELASSLYGSVGNECQSLKEPHTLAPNDTCQDIISKGSIDQQGQAPLSIKDQEPGFLKIVSNPLIGNQERSVDLSHTVQLEPRKISKSRTQQQPLTENENHLKQILIKSQLFLNTAEALFKLNVPIGILHASGHNCHDEESRLILDCGYELMRRKGKRQELSVHPFVKISISSTKIASLDDLVKQLHIDFEKLKSCGRDGSDECDAADYLPKMLELDVQTMDPDVNCLWDLGWNDKMFAFIEKDDVIRDVERHVFSGLIGEITRDFLHLSIPN